CAACGAAGTTTAAAGCAAACATTGACTTAGAATATAACAGTAAAAAAGTAAACTTAAAGTCTATCATGGGCGTCATGTCACTTGGTGTTGGCAAGGGTGCTGAAATTACGATTCACGCAGACGGTGATGATGAAACAGAAGCGCTTGAAGCAATTCAAAACACATTAGTTCATGAAGGTCTGATAGGTGATGAGTAAACTCACAGGTATTACAGTTGAACCAGGGATTGTTAGTGGAAAAGTTGTCGTCATAAGAGACGTCAACTTTGATATTAACAAGAACGAGGTAGACGCTGCTTCTATTTGGAGAGAGCATCAAAGACTCGATATCGCAATAGAGACATCTAAAAGAGAACTTCGTGTTATTCAAGATAATAGGGAGTTCTCTATTTCTTTAGGTGATGAAGCGATATTAGAAGCACAAATTATGATGCTCGAAGATCCGTACTTTATCGAGGATATTCGAGATGTTATTAACAAAGGGAAGACGGCAGAATACGCGGTTAACTTTGTAAAAGAAGCACTGACGGAATCATTTAACG
Above is a genomic segment from Nosocomiicoccus massiliensis containing:
- a CDS encoding phosphocarrier protein HPr; this encodes MQQKTFSIVDETGIHARPATKLVQTATKFKANIDLEYNSKKVNLKSIMGVMSLGVGKGAEITIHADGDDETEALEAIQNTLVHEGLIGDE